In a genomic window of Lycium ferocissimum isolate CSIRO_LF1 chromosome 9, AGI_CSIRO_Lferr_CH_V1, whole genome shotgun sequence:
- the LOC132030297 gene encoding expansin-like B1, whose protein sequence is MAISFNNCSTLMICMILLLPALCYCSETYDSKATYYKTSDGKGTPTGACGYGEYGRYVNDGLVTAASWKLYKNGVGCGACYQVRCKDEALCSDTGVKVKVTDSGEGPGTDFIMSTDAFAKMAKHPKLAHMLFPKGVVDVDYKRVSCKYGNLIIKINEHSNYHGYLAILFLNNGGYADITAVEIYDAKTYKWIPMRRSYGAVFDLANPPKGILKLKIQIKEGETTKWVHSDKTVIPDYWKPGNTYETDVQIP, encoded by the exons ATGGCTATCTCATTCAACAATTGTTCCACtcttatgatatgcatgattttgctTCTTCCTGCGCTTTGCTATTGTAGTGAAACCTATGATTCCAAAGCTACCTATTATAAGACCTCTGATGGTAAAGGAACACCAA CTGGAGCTTGTGGTTATGGAGAGTATGGAAGATATGTCAATGACGGCCTGGTTACCGCGGCATCCTGGAAGCTCTATAAGAATGGAGTTGGCTGTGGTGCATGCTACCAG GTGAGGTGCAAGGACGAGGCACTATGCAGTGACACTGGAGTTAAGGTGAAGGTGACTGACAGTGGTGAAGGACCAGGAACTGACTTCATCATGAGCACCGATGCCTTTGCCAAAATGGCAAAACATCCTAAGCTAGCTCACATGTTGTTCCCTAAGGGCGTAGTTGATGTTGATTACAAAAGAGTTTCTTGCAAATATGGCAATCTCATCATCAAAATCAATGAACATAGCAATTACCATGGTTACCTTGCCATATTGTTCTTGAACAACGGTGGTTACGCTGATATCACAGCAGTCGAGATCTAcgac GCAAAAACCTACAAATGGATACCAATGAGGAGGTCATATGGAGCTGTCTTTGACTTGGCTAACCCACCAAAGGGAATTCTGAAGCTGAAGATCCAAATAAAAGAAGGTGAAACAACCAAATGGGTGCACTCTGACAAAACTGTGATCCCTGATTACTGGAAGCCTGGCAATACCTATGAAACTGACGTTCAGATTCCTTGA